The Shinella zoogloeoides genome includes a region encoding these proteins:
- the betI gene encoding transcriptional regulator BetI, with translation MPKVGMEPVRRKALVDATLRAVGDHGSLTVTMSEIARHAGVSPALAHHYFGSKEQLVIETIRSLLRTLRADTVSALREAATPRERLSAIIRVNFQAHQFAPETVAAWLAFYSEAQRSEAVRRLLVVYARRLNSNLLASLRQLCPDGRAGEIADGAAAMIDGLYLRQGLKSAPVSIESSIALTEGYLNAQLAAVADPASTAAGRRPSVTQAR, from the coding sequence ATGCCGAAGGTTGGGATGGAGCCGGTGCGGCGCAAGGCGCTGGTGGACGCGACGCTACGGGCGGTCGGGGACCATGGCTCGCTGACCGTGACCATGTCTGAAATCGCCCGTCATGCCGGCGTTTCGCCTGCCCTTGCACACCACTATTTCGGCTCCAAGGAACAGCTCGTCATCGAGACGATCCGCAGCCTCCTGCGCACGTTGCGGGCGGATACGGTTTCGGCCTTGCGGGAGGCCGCGACACCGCGCGAGCGGCTTTCGGCAATCATCCGCGTCAATTTCCAGGCGCACCAGTTCGCGCCGGAGACGGTGGCGGCTTGGCTTGCCTTCTATTCGGAGGCGCAGCGTTCGGAAGCGGTCCGGCGGCTGCTCGTCGTTTATGCGCGGCGGCTGAACTCCAATCTGCTTGCCAGCCTCCGGCAGCTTTGCCCCGACGGGCGCGCCGGCGAGATCGCGGACGGGGCGGCGGCGATGATCGACGGGCTCTACCTGCGGCAGGGGCTGAAATCGGCGCCGGTCAGCATCGAGTCCTCCATCGCGCTGACGGAGGGCTATCTCAATGCCCAGCTTGCCGCTGTCGCAGACCCCGCTTCCACCGCCGCTGGCCGACGACCATCCGTCACACAGGCGCGCTAG
- a CDS encoding DUF6516 family protein, with protein sequence MQASLILKTRRHIGEAMFADLVIWRVPEPLRGSPHPFKYRLAFVADGICMMRYDNETGKGDHKHIGAEEHPYAFQSIEKLLLDFDADMKGWIDGNADRED encoded by the coding sequence ATGCAGGCGAGTCTGATCCTCAAGACACGGCGACATATCGGCGAGGCCATGTTCGCCGACCTCGTGATATGGCGGGTGCCCGAGCCACTGCGCGGCAGCCCTCACCCCTTCAAGTATCGTCTGGCCTTCGTGGCCGATGGCATCTGCATGATGCGCTACGACAACGAAACCGGCAAAGGGGACCACAAGCATATCGGGGCCGAAGAGCACCCGTATGCCTTTCAGTCTATCGAGAAACTGCTGCTGGACTTTGATGCGGACATGAAAGGATGGATCGATGGAAACGCTGACCGTGAAGATTGA
- a CDS encoding HdeD family acid-resistance protein, protein MVLSPGMNPLSEVRAKWGWFVALGVVLLVFGGIAAANLFMATVASVYYVGMLMIVGGAVHLAHAFQVKAWRETISWALSALLYLAAGVLAFVNPVLTSAVLTLLMAAALLVAGVFRIFAAWRVRPESGWGWLMAGGVVTTLAGIVFILGWPVNSLWLLGLFLAFDLAMQGWALIAFGLALRK, encoded by the coding sequence ATGGTCCTCTCCCCCGGAATGAACCCTCTCTCCGAAGTGCGTGCGAAATGGGGCTGGTTCGTCGCCCTCGGCGTCGTCCTGCTCGTCTTCGGCGGCATCGCCGCCGCCAATCTGTTCATGGCGACGGTCGCCTCGGTCTATTATGTCGGCATGCTGATGATCGTCGGCGGTGCCGTGCATCTCGCCCATGCCTTCCAGGTCAAGGCCTGGCGGGAGACGATCTCCTGGGCGCTGAGCGCGCTTCTCTATCTCGCCGCCGGCGTCCTGGCCTTCGTCAATCCGGTGCTGACCTCGGCCGTGCTGACCCTCTTGATGGCGGCCGCCCTTCTCGTTGCCGGCGTCTTCCGCATCTTTGCAGCTTGGCGCGTGCGGCCGGAAAGCGGCTGGGGCTGGCTGATGGCGGGCGGTGTGGTCACCACGCTCGCCGGCATCGTCTTCATCCTCGGCTGGCCGGTCAACAGCCTCTGGCTGCTCGGCCTCTTCCTCGCCTTCGACCTTGCCATGCAGGGCTGGGCACTCATCGCCTTCGGCCTGGCGCTGCGCAAGTAG
- the betB gene encoding betaine-aldehyde dehydrogenase produces the protein MKAQPKASHFIDGEYVEDVAGTPFESLYPATGEVIARLHAATPAIVEKAVASAKRAQKEWAGMSPTVRGRILKRAAEIMRERNLELSELETLDTGKPIQETIIADPTSGADAFEFFGGIAAAGLNGDYIPLGQDFAFTKRVPLGVCVGIGAWNYPQQIACWKGAPALVCGNAMVFKPSENTPLGALKIAEILVEAGLPKGLYNVIQGDRSTGPLLVNHPDVAKVSLTGSVPTGKKVAGAAASDLKHVTMELGGKSPLIVFDDADLESAIGGAMLGNFYSTGQVCSNGTRVFVQKGIKQKFLARLKERTEKILIGDPMDEATQLGPMVSKAQRDKVLDYIEKGKAEGATLLTGGGIPNAVSGEGYYIQPTVFADVTDGMTIAREEIFGPVMCVLDFDNEEEVIERGNATEFGLSGGVFTTDITRAHRVVDQLDAGTLWINTYNLAPVEIPFGGSKQSGFGRENSLAALEHYSELKTVYVSMGKVEAPY, from the coding sequence ATGAAAGCCCAACCGAAAGCCTCGCATTTCATCGACGGCGAATATGTGGAAGACGTTGCCGGCACGCCCTTCGAGAGCCTCTACCCCGCCACCGGCGAGGTGATCGCCCGTCTCCACGCGGCAACGCCGGCCATCGTGGAAAAGGCCGTCGCCTCCGCCAAGCGCGCGCAGAAGGAATGGGCGGGCATGAGCCCCACCGTGCGCGGCCGCATCCTCAAGCGCGCCGCCGAGATCATGCGCGAGCGCAACCTCGAGCTTTCCGAATTGGAAACGCTCGACACCGGCAAGCCGATCCAGGAGACCATCATCGCCGACCCGACATCAGGCGCGGACGCCTTCGAGTTCTTCGGCGGCATCGCGGCGGCGGGTCTCAATGGCGACTATATCCCGCTCGGGCAGGATTTCGCCTTCACCAAACGCGTGCCGCTCGGCGTCTGCGTCGGCATCGGCGCGTGGAACTATCCGCAGCAGATCGCCTGCTGGAAGGGCGCGCCGGCGCTCGTCTGCGGCAATGCCATGGTCTTCAAGCCCTCGGAGAACACGCCGCTCGGTGCGCTGAAGATCGCGGAAATCCTTGTCGAGGCCGGCCTGCCGAAGGGTCTCTACAACGTCATCCAGGGGGATCGCTCGACGGGGCCGCTGCTCGTCAACCACCCTGACGTCGCCAAGGTCTCGCTGACCGGTTCCGTGCCGACGGGCAAGAAGGTGGCGGGCGCGGCCGCTTCCGACCTCAAGCATGTGACGATGGAACTCGGCGGCAAGTCGCCGCTCATCGTCTTCGACGATGCCGACCTTGAAAGCGCCATCGGCGGGGCGATGCTTGGCAACTTCTATTCGACGGGGCAGGTCTGCTCGAACGGCACGCGCGTCTTCGTGCAGAAGGGTATCAAGCAGAAGTTCCTCGCCCGCCTCAAGGAACGCACGGAAAAGATCCTCATCGGCGACCCGATGGACGAGGCGACGCAGCTTGGGCCGATGGTCTCGAAGGCGCAGCGCGACAAGGTTCTCGACTATATCGAAAAGGGCAAGGCCGAGGGCGCGACGCTGCTGACAGGCGGGGGCATTCCCAACGCCGTTTCGGGTGAAGGCTATTATATCCAGCCGACCGTCTTCGCCGATGTCACCGATGGCATGACCATCGCGCGGGAGGAGATCTTCGGCCCGGTCATGTGCGTGCTCGACTTCGACAACGAGGAAGAAGTCATCGAACGCGGCAATGCCACGGAGTTCGGCCTTTCGGGCGGTGTCTTCACCACCGACATCACCCGCGCGCACCGCGTCGTCGACCAGCTCGATGCCGGCACGCTCTGGATCAACACCTACAACCTCGCCCCCGTGGAAATCCCCTTCGGCGGCTCCAAGCAATCCGGTTTCGGGCGAGAGAATTCCCTCGCCGCGCTGGAGCACTACAGCGAGCTGAAGACGGTCTATGTGTCGATGGGCAAGGTCGAGGCGCCGTATTGA
- a CDS encoding transcriptional regulator yields the protein METLTVKIESMKDVIASAVDAAKRAEAGEAVEARSILSFDSWEAMHRTLAPKRTEIVMAMAGRGSLTVREVAKLVTRDIKNVHGDLDMLAKSGVIDKTENGFAFPYDRIHFEFDMEAAA from the coding sequence ATGGAAACGCTGACCGTGAAGATTGAAAGCATGAAGGACGTGATCGCCTCCGCGGTCGATGCCGCGAAGCGGGCAGAGGCTGGCGAGGCCGTCGAGGCTCGATCCATCCTGTCCTTCGACTCGTGGGAGGCGATGCACCGGACGCTGGCGCCCAAGCGGACGGAGATCGTCATGGCAATGGCCGGCCGGGGTTCGCTCACCGTGCGCGAAGTGGCGAAGCTGGTGACCCGTGACATCAAGAACGTCCACGGGGATCTTGACATGCTGGCGAAGAGCGGCGTGATCGACAAGACCGAAAACGGCTTCGCCTTCCCCTACGACCGGATCCACTTCGAGTTCGACATGGAGGCGGCCGCCTGA
- the betC gene encoding choline-sulfatase, translated as MTASKPNILIVMVDQLNGTFFPDGPAEWLHAPHMKALAARSARFRNNYTSSPLCAPARASFMAGQLPSRTQVYDNAAEYISSIPTFAHHLRRAGYYTALSGKMHFVGPDQLHGFEERLTTDIYPADFGWTPDYRKPGERIDWWYHNMGSVTGAGVAEITNQMEYDDEVAFLANQKLYQLSRENDDQYRRPWCLTVSFTHPHDPYVARRKFWDLYEDCAHLMPQVDMLEEPDPHSARILHSCDYAKFAISGEDVRRSRQAYFANISYLDEKVGELVDTLTRTRMLDETLILFCSDHGDMLGERGLWFKMNFFEGSARVPLMIAGPGVTPGLHLAPTSNLDVTPTLCDLAGISMDEVMPWTDGESLLPIINGAERTTPVLMEYAAEASYAPLVGIREGKWKYIHCELDPEQLYDLEADPHELTNLATSDNPVIRATLDAFRQMREARWDMAAFDSAVRESQARRWVVYEALRNGAYYPWDHQPLQKASERYMRNHMNLDNLEESKRYPRGE; from the coding sequence GTGACCGCCAGCAAGCCGAACATCCTGATCGTCATGGTCGACCAGCTCAACGGGACCTTCTTCCCGGACGGGCCGGCGGAGTGGCTGCATGCGCCGCACATGAAGGCGCTCGCCGCACGCTCGGCGCGGTTCCGCAACAACTACACGTCCTCGCCGCTCTGCGCCCCTGCCCGCGCCTCCTTCATGGCCGGCCAGCTGCCGAGCCGCACACAGGTCTACGACAATGCGGCGGAGTACATTTCCTCCATCCCCACCTTCGCGCATCACCTGCGCCGCGCTGGCTATTACACGGCGCTGTCGGGGAAAATGCACTTCGTCGGGCCGGACCAGCTTCACGGCTTCGAGGAGCGGCTGACGACGGACATCTACCCGGCCGATTTCGGCTGGACGCCTGATTATCGCAAGCCGGGCGAGCGCATCGACTGGTGGTATCACAATATGGGTTCGGTGACGGGCGCCGGCGTCGCCGAGATCACCAACCAGATGGAATATGACGACGAGGTCGCCTTCCTCGCCAACCAGAAGCTCTACCAGCTCTCCCGCGAGAACGACGACCAGTACCGCCGTCCCTGGTGCCTCACCGTCTCCTTCACCCATCCGCACGACCCCTATGTGGCGCGGCGGAAGTTCTGGGACCTCTACGAGGACTGCGCGCACCTGATGCCCCAGGTGGACATGCTGGAGGAACCGGACCCGCATTCCGCCCGCATCCTGCATTCGTGCGACTATGCCAAGTTCGCGATCAGCGGCGAGGACGTGCGCCGCTCGCGGCAGGCCTATTTCGCCAATATCTCCTATCTCGATGAGAAGGTCGGCGAGCTTGTCGACACGCTGACGCGCACGCGCATGCTGGACGAGACGCTGATCCTGTTCTGCTCGGACCATGGCGACATGCTCGGCGAGCGCGGCCTGTGGTTCAAGATGAACTTCTTCGAGGGTTCGGCCCGCGTGCCGCTGATGATCGCTGGTCCCGGCGTGACGCCCGGCCTGCACCTTGCCCCCACCTCCAATCTCGACGTGACGCCGACGCTGTGCGACCTCGCCGGCATCTCCATGGACGAGGTGATGCCCTGGACGGACGGGGAAAGCCTGCTTCCGATCATCAACGGCGCGGAGCGCACGACGCCGGTGCTGATGGAATATGCGGCGGAAGCCTCCTATGCACCGCTCGTCGGCATCCGCGAGGGCAAGTGGAAATACATCCACTGCGAACTCGACCCGGAACAGCTTTACGACCTCGAAGCCGATCCGCACGAGCTGACCAACCTTGCGACTTCCGACAATCCGGTGATCCGGGCGACGCTGGACGCCTTCCGCCAGATGCGCGAGGCGCGCTGGGACATGGCTGCCTTCGATTCCGCCGTGCGCGAGAGCCAGGCGCGGCGCTGGGTGGTCTACGAGGCGCTGCGGAACGGCGCCTATTATCCGTGGGACCACCAGCCGCTGCAGAAGGCATCCGAACGCTACATGCGCAACCACATGAACCTCGACAATCTCGAGGAATCCAAACGCTATCCGCGAGGAGAATGA
- a CDS encoding GGDEF domain-containing protein: protein MSAAELLALRRFGDGEIVTLAKLVIETAFQPIVETATGAVFGYESLMRGFDRLGFRSPLDLIDRAYEAGQLMALEHMVNSRAIAAFAALPDFRSRTLFINLDSRLVPEGADLVERLVGHLNRAGIPASSICFEISERFDNDTLPDFAILVRKLRLAGFKLAIDDFGVGHNGLKLLCDHPVDYLKIDRHFISGMEADARKRHLVRNTVNAAHVLGIRVIAEGVETEAEFVACREAGCDLVQGWFVSRPVTDFSALSPVYAQIARAGGTRRNSRTLDSILIRREIEHVAVLRENESLESVFEFFRRDPKRTFFPVLNANDEPRGILHEYHVKELSYHPFGRDLLKNRLYQKSLSHFVTAAPIADLDTPAEQLLDVFTGMGGNECVILTENMRYAGILSASSLLKIINEKRLKTAEDQNPLTGLPGNRSIRDYLQDKALDGDQLRCLCYFDFDNFKPFNDHYGFHKGDLAISLFASLLRREFVGEDVFIGHVGGDDFFAGICGRPVEAVRETLERLLADFAREVRSLYSPEDRLIGEIRGHDRAGNATSFPLMRCSAVVLVVPLGDMIGEAAQISSRIAALKAAAKGSDAGLILSSTLE, encoded by the coding sequence ATGTCCGCCGCCGAATTGCTAGCCCTTCGACGCTTCGGCGATGGCGAGATCGTCACGCTCGCCAAGCTGGTGATCGAGACTGCGTTCCAGCCCATCGTGGAAACGGCCACCGGTGCGGTCTTCGGCTACGAGTCGCTGATGCGCGGCTTCGACCGCCTCGGCTTCCGCTCCCCGCTCGACCTGATCGACCGGGCGTATGAGGCGGGCCAGCTCATGGCGCTCGAGCACATGGTCAACAGCCGCGCCATCGCCGCCTTCGCCGCCCTACCGGATTTCCGCTCGCGCACGCTCTTCATCAATCTCGATTCCCGCCTCGTGCCGGAGGGTGCCGATCTCGTCGAGCGCCTCGTCGGGCACCTCAACCGTGCCGGCATTCCGGCCTCCTCGATCTGTTTCGAGATTTCCGAGCGCTTCGACAACGATACGCTGCCCGATTTCGCCATCCTCGTGCGCAAGCTGCGCCTTGCCGGCTTCAAGCTGGCCATCGATGATTTCGGCGTCGGCCATAACGGCCTGAAACTGCTCTGCGACCACCCGGTCGACTATCTCAAGATCGACCGTCATTTCATCTCCGGCATGGAAGCGGATGCGCGCAAGCGCCATCTGGTGCGCAACACTGTCAACGCCGCCCATGTTCTCGGCATCCGCGTCATCGCGGAGGGCGTGGAGACCGAGGCGGAGTTCGTCGCCTGCCGCGAGGCGGGCTGCGATCTCGTGCAGGGCTGGTTCGTCTCGCGCCCCGTCACGGATTTCTCGGCGCTCAGCCCCGTCTATGCGCAGATCGCCCGCGCCGGCGGCACGCGCCGCAATTCCCGCACGCTGGACAGCATCCTCATCCGCCGCGAGATCGAGCATGTCGCCGTGCTGCGCGAGAACGAAAGCCTGGAATCGGTCTTCGAATTCTTCCGCCGAGATCCCAAGCGCACCTTCTTCCCGGTGCTGAACGCCAATGACGAGCCGCGCGGCATCCTGCATGAATATCACGTCAAGGAACTGAGCTATCACCCCTTCGGCCGCGATCTCCTGAAGAACAGGCTCTACCAGAAGAGCCTGTCGCACTTCGTCACCGCCGCGCCCATCGCCGATCTCGATACGCCGGCCGAGCAGCTGCTCGACGTCTTCACCGGCATGGGCGGCAACGAATGCGTGATCCTGACGGAGAACATGCGCTATGCCGGCATCCTTTCGGCCTCGTCGCTCCTGAAGATCATCAACGAGAAGCGGCTGAAGACGGCGGAGGACCAGAACCCGTTGACCGGCCTTCCGGGCAACCGCTCGATCCGCGACTATCTGCAGGACAAGGCGCTCGACGGCGACCAGCTCCGTTGCCTGTGCTATTTCGACTTCGACAATTTCAAGCCGTTCAACGATCACTACGGCTTCCACAAGGGCGACCTTGCGATCTCGCTCTTCGCCTCGCTGCTGCGCCGCGAATTCGTCGGGGAGGATGTCTTCATCGGCCATGTCGGCGGCGATGATTTCTTCGCCGGCATCTGCGGCCGGCCGGTCGAGGCTGTGCGGGAGACGCTGGAGCGGTTGCTTGCCGATTTCGCCCGCGAGGTGCGCTCGCTCTATTCGCCGGAGGATCGACTCATCGGTGAGATCCGCGGCCACGACCGGGCCGGCAATGCCACCAGCTTCCCGCTGATGCGCTGCTCGGCCGTGGTGCTCGTCGTGCCGCTCGGCGACATGATTGGCGAGGCGGCGCAGATCAGCAGCCGCATCGCCGCGCTCAAGGCCGCCGCCAAGGGCAGCGATGCCGGTCTCATCCTCTCCTCCACGCTGGAGTGA
- a CDS encoding EamA family transporter, whose amino-acid sequence MRGLLTSWQVWALGSAVFAALTAIFAKIGIAEVNSDFATFIRTVVILLAIALMLTLAGNWQAPGSVPMKSWIFLILSGLATGASWLCYFRALQIGKAAQVAPVDKLSVVLVAVFAVLFLGEQLSTAHWIAVAMIGGGALLLALPI is encoded by the coding sequence GTGAGGGGGCTTCTGACATCCTGGCAGGTCTGGGCGCTCGGCTCCGCCGTCTTCGCGGCGCTGACTGCCATCTTCGCCAAGATCGGCATCGCCGAGGTCAATTCCGACTTCGCGACCTTCATCCGCACGGTCGTCATTCTTCTCGCCATCGCCCTGATGCTGACGCTTGCCGGCAATTGGCAGGCGCCCGGCTCGGTGCCGATGAAGAGCTGGATTTTCCTCATTCTCTCGGGTTTGGCGACCGGTGCATCGTGGCTCTGCTATTTCCGGGCGCTGCAGATCGGCAAGGCTGCGCAGGTCGCGCCGGTCGACAAGCTGAGCGTCGTGCTCGTCGCCGTCTTCGCCGTTCTCTTCCTCGGCGAGCAGCTTTCGACCGCCCACTGGATCGCGGTAGCGATGATCGGCGGCGGGGCCTTGCTGCTGGCGCTTCCAATATGA
- a CDS encoding phosphoadenylyl-sulfate reductase: protein MTALTGNGIAEALNDKLAGLDLAGRLALVAELGGRAVFTTSLGIEDQVITAAIGTDRLAIDVVTLETGRLFKETVDLIDETEGQYGITIARYVPVQDDIDAYAAQYGLNGFYESVEARHACCSVRKLKPLARALEGASFWITGLRRGQSGNRADTPFAEHDAERNLIKINPLADWDIDRIKAYVADNAVPVNPMHGRGYPSIGCEPCTRAIKPGEPERAGRWWWENDEKRECGLHVTEAAASTIPAPSAA, encoded by the coding sequence ATGACTGCTCTTACCGGAAACGGGATCGCGGAAGCCCTGAACGACAAACTGGCCGGTCTCGACCTTGCCGGGCGCCTCGCGCTCGTGGCCGAACTTGGCGGGCGTGCCGTCTTCACCACCAGCCTCGGCATCGAGGACCAGGTGATCACCGCGGCCATCGGCACCGACCGGCTTGCCATCGACGTCGTGACGCTGGAGACGGGCCGGCTCTTCAAGGAGACCGTCGATCTCATCGACGAGACCGAGGGGCAGTACGGCATCACCATCGCCCGCTACGTGCCCGTGCAGGACGATATCGACGCCTATGCGGCGCAGTACGGCCTCAACGGCTTCTATGAGAGCGTCGAGGCGCGGCATGCCTGTTGCAGCGTGCGCAAGCTGAAGCCGCTTGCGCGCGCGCTCGAAGGGGCATCCTTCTGGATCACCGGCCTTCGCCGCGGCCAGTCCGGCAACCGGGCGGATACGCCCTTTGCCGAACATGACGCCGAGCGCAACCTCATCAAGATCAACCCGCTGGCCGACTGGGACATCGACCGCATCAAGGCCTATGTGGCCGACAATGCCGTGCCGGTGAACCCGATGCACGGTCGCGGCTACCCCTCCATCGGCTGCGAGCCGTGTACGCGCGCCATCAAGCCGGGCGAGCCCGAGCGCGCCGGCCGCTGGTGGTGGGAGAACGACGAGAAGCGCGAATGCGGCCTGCACGTCACCGAGGCCGCCGCCTCCACCATCCCGGCCCCCAGCGCGGCCTGA
- the betA gene encoding choline dehydrogenase: MQNADYIIVGSGSAGSALAYRLSEDGKHTVMVLEYGGSDIGPFIQMPAALAWPMSMKRYNWGYLSEPEPHLNNRRITAPRGKVLGGSSSINGLVYVRGHAEDFNRWEELGAQGWAYADVLPYYKRLETSLGGEAGWRGTNGPLHVRRGPVTNPLFHAFIQAGRDAGFETTEDYNGSKQEGFGLMEQTIYNGRRWSAANAYLRPAMKRQNVSLVRCFARKIVIENGRAVGVEIERNGRIEVVKANKEVVVSASSFNSPKLLMLSGIGPAQHLKDMGIEVKVDRPGVGANLQDHMEFYFQQVSTKPVSLYSWLPWFWQGVAGAQWLLSKGGLGASNQFEACAFLRSAPGLKQPDIQYHFLPVAISYDGKAAAKSHGFQAHVGYNLSKSRGNVTLRSADPMADPVIRFNYMSHEEDWIKFRHCVRLTREIFGQKAFDEFRGPEIQPGDKVQTDEEIDAFLREHLESAYHPCGTCRMGAADDPMAVVDPQTRVIGVDGLRVADSSIFPHVTYGNLNAPSIMTGEKASDHILGKQPLARSNQEPWVNPRAAVSDR; encoded by the coding sequence ATGCAGAACGCAGACTACATCATCGTCGGCTCCGGCTCGGCCGGCTCGGCGCTCGCCTACCGGCTTTCGGAAGACGGCAAGCATACGGTCATGGTGCTGGAATATGGCGGCTCGGATATCGGGCCGTTCATCCAGATGCCGGCCGCGCTGGCCTGGCCGATGAGCATGAAGCGCTATAACTGGGGTTATCTCTCCGAGCCGGAACCGCACCTCAACAACCGCAGGATCACCGCGCCGCGCGGAAAAGTGCTCGGCGGCTCGTCATCGATCAACGGCCTCGTCTATGTGCGCGGCCATGCGGAAGACTTCAACCGCTGGGAAGAGCTCGGCGCGCAGGGCTGGGCCTATGCGGACGTGCTGCCCTACTACAAGCGGCTGGAGACCTCGCTCGGCGGCGAGGCGGGCTGGCGCGGCACCAACGGGCCGCTGCATGTCCGGCGCGGGCCGGTAACGAACCCGCTCTTCCACGCCTTCATCCAGGCCGGCCGGGACGCCGGCTTCGAGACGACGGAGGACTACAACGGCTCCAAGCAGGAAGGTTTCGGCCTAATGGAGCAGACGATCTACAACGGCCGGCGCTGGTCGGCGGCAAACGCCTATCTGCGCCCGGCGATGAAGCGACAGAACGTTTCCCTCGTGCGCTGCTTCGCCCGGAAAATCGTCATCGAAAATGGCAGGGCGGTCGGCGTCGAGATCGAGCGCAACGGCAGGATCGAGGTGGTGAAGGCGAACAAGGAAGTCGTCGTCTCGGCTTCGTCCTTCAACTCGCCGAAGCTCCTGATGCTCTCGGGCATCGGCCCGGCGCAGCATCTGAAGGACATGGGCATCGAGGTGAAGGTGGACCGGCCGGGTGTCGGCGCGAACCTGCAGGACCATATGGAATTCTATTTCCAGCAGGTCTCCACCAAGCCGGTCTCGCTCTATTCCTGGCTGCCGTGGTTCTGGCAGGGCGTGGCGGGCGCACAATGGTTGCTTTCCAAGGGTGGCCTCGGCGCCTCCAACCAGTTCGAGGCCTGCGCGTTCCTGCGCTCGGCGCCGGGGCTGAAGCAGCCGGATATCCAGTACCACTTCCTGCCCGTCGCCATTTCCTATGACGGCAAGGCGGCGGCCAAGAGCCATGGTTTCCAGGCGCATGTCGGCTACAACCTGTCGAAATCGCGCGGCAACGTGACCCTGCGCTCGGCCGATCCGATGGCCGATCCGGTGATCCGCTTCAACTACATGAGCCACGAGGAAGACTGGATCAAGTTCCGCCATTGCGTGCGCCTCACCCGCGAGATTTTTGGCCAGAAGGCTTTCGACGAATTCCGCGGCCCGGAAATCCAGCCGGGTGACAAGGTGCAGACGGATGAGGAGATCGACGCCTTCCTGCGCGAGCATCTGGAAAGCGCCTACCATCCCTGCGGCACCTGCCGCATGGGCGCGGCGGACGACCCGATGGCGGTGGTCGACCCGCAGACCCGCGTGATCGGCGTCGACGGGCTGCGCGTGGCGGATAGCTCCATCTTCCCGCATGTGACCTACGGCAACCTCAACGCGCCGTCGATCATGACGGGGGAGAAAGCGTCCGACCACATTCTCGGCAAGCAGCCGCTGGCACGCTCCAATCAGGAGCCGTGGGTGAACCCGCGGGCGGCGGTGAGTGATCGGTAG
- the crcB gene encoding fluoride efflux transporter CrcB, which produces MNYLIVFLGAGIGGAGRHGVNVLAARLVGTAFPAGTLVINVLGCLLMGLIAGFFAFRGHLPQEARLFLTTGVLGGFTTFSAFSLDAALLWERGEAGLAAIYVGASVIFSLIAVAAGLALARAMLAGGAV; this is translated from the coding sequence ATGAACTATCTGATCGTCTTTCTCGGCGCGGGCATCGGCGGGGCCGGGCGGCATGGGGTGAATGTGCTTGCGGCGCGGCTGGTCGGTACGGCCTTTCCCGCAGGCACGCTGGTCATCAATGTGCTGGGCTGCCTGCTGATGGGGCTGATCGCCGGCTTCTTCGCCTTTCGCGGCCACCTGCCGCAGGAGGCGCGGCTGTTCCTGACGACGGGTGTCCTCGGCGGCTTCACCACCTTTTCCGCCTTTTCGCTCGATGCGGCGTTGCTCTGGGAGCGCGGCGAGGCGGGGCTGGCGGCGATTTATGTCGGGGCTTCCGTAATTTTTTCGCTCATCGCCGTGGCGGCCGGACTTGCACTGGCGCGCGCGATGCTCGCAGGAGGTGCAGTGTGA